In one window of Aquimarina spinulae DNA:
- a CDS encoding LytR/AlgR family response regulator transcription factor, which yields MNAIYNILIIDDEPYAHNLLESYCNKLDYIKIVGNCYNGLEALNEINKQRVDIILLDIQMPEISGIELLDTLQKEDIKVIMVTAYSDYAIETYNYDLVVDYLLKPIKFVRFVKALERVKKVITLEKNETSQNLETNTASTNSTYFCIKEGKIIHKITYESLLYIQSYGNYLKLFLTDGEIKIIRNTISKIDKELSLFEFCRIHKSYLINLKHVNKIDANRIQIGDITLPLGSNYSHYFKERFIKK from the coding sequence ATGAATGCTATCTATAACATACTTATTATCGATGATGAGCCTTACGCGCATAATTTATTAGAAAGTTATTGTAATAAACTAGATTACATAAAAATAGTAGGAAACTGCTATAATGGTTTAGAAGCACTTAACGAAATTAATAAACAGCGGGTAGATATTATTCTTTTGGATATACAAATGCCAGAAATCTCTGGAATTGAGTTATTAGATACTCTTCAAAAAGAAGATATAAAAGTGATAATGGTTACGGCTTATTCTGATTATGCTATAGAAACGTACAATTATGATTTAGTGGTAGATTATTTATTGAAACCAATAAAATTTGTTCGTTTTGTTAAGGCCTTAGAACGAGTGAAAAAAGTGATTACACTAGAGAAAAACGAAACTTCTCAAAATTTAGAAACTAATACTGCTAGTACTAATTCGACTTATTTTTGTATAAAAGAAGGAAAGATTATTCATAAGATCACATATGAATCTTTACTGTATATTCAATCTTATGGTAATTATTTAAAGCTATTCCTTACCGATGGAGAAATAAAAATTATTAGAAATACGATCTCTAAAATTGATAAAGAATTATCCTTGTTTGAATTTTGTCGAATCCATAAAAGCTACCTGATAAACTTAAAACACGTTAACAAAATAGATGCTAATAGAATACAAATAGGGGATATTACGCTACCATTGGGAAGTAATTATTCTCATTATTTTAAGGAAAGGTTTATTAAGAAATAA